The following proteins come from a genomic window of Montipora foliosa isolate CH-2021 chromosome 2, ASM3666993v2, whole genome shotgun sequence:
- the LOC137991705 gene encoding uncharacterized protein translates to MTVDQIVELIDICLKTTYFSFMGIFFKQQDGCAMGSPVSPIVANLCMETFEINALDSYSGTRPKLWLRYVDDTFPVLEREETDQFLQHLNSLDPTIKFTQENLTSNSLPFLDCLVTVNEDGSLSTSVYRKSTHTDQYLQFDSHHLSGAPNESVPHIICSPEESCWLAKMQSGPSRRRVQGKDRLTTQGQGQTTRANITIPYVAGISEKIKNAFKAHGISTCYKHWNTLRQKLVRVKDSVPKAKRANTVYGVKCGDKDCQERYVGETQQSLGARMNQHRRPSFNPAQTSAVYTHLNFTGHAFTLTDVVVLDREDHWHRRGVKEAIWERVENPFLNRKGGLRHSLSHTWDRTVRLICSRLSRGTSVT, encoded by the exons ATGACGGTTGACCAAATCGTTGAACTAATCGATATTTGCCTTAAAACCACGTATTTCTCCTTCATGggtatttttttcaaacaacaagATGGATGCGCTATGGGCTCTCCGGTTTCCCCGATTGTAGCAAACTTATGCATGGAGACGTTTGAGATTAATGCTTTGGATAGCTATAGTGGCACTCGTCCAAAGCTGTGGTTACGTTATGTGGACGATACTTTTCCGGTACTTGAGAGGGAAGAAACTGATCAATTTTTGCAACACCTCAACAGTCTTGATCCTACCATCAAGTTTACACAAGAGAATCTCACGAGTAATTCCTTACCGTTCCTTGATTGCCTCGTCACTGTCAATGAAGATGGCTCACTGTCTACATCTGTATACCGTAAATCAACTCATACGGATCAATATTTGCAGTTCGATTCACATCacctttcaggggcacccaacgaatctgttcctcacattatctgttccccagaggaatcttgctggctggcaaaaatgcag AGTGGGCCTTCCAGAAGGCGGGTGCAAGGAAAAGACAGACTAACAACACAGGGACAGGGACAGACAACAAGAGCGAACATTACGATCCCTTATGTAGCAGGTATTTCAGAGAAAATCAAGAATGCTTTTAAGGCCCACGGCATCTCTACTTGTTACAAGCATTGGAACACCCTGAGACAAAAGCTAGTTCGAGTGAAGGACAGTGTGCCCAAAGCGAAACGGGCTAATACAGTGTATGGAGTAAAGTGTGGGGACAAGGATTGTCAGGAACGCTACGTGGGGGAGACTCAGCAGTCTCTTGGCGCAAGAATGAACCAGCATCGAAGACCAAGCTTTAATCCAGCGCAGACCTCAGCGGTGTATACACATTTGAATTTCACTGGTCACGCATTTACTCTGACGGACGTGGTGGTCTTGGACAGAGAAGACCACTGGCACAGGAGAGGAGTTAAAGAGGCCATTTGGGAGAGAGTTGAAAACCCCTTTCTCAATAGGAAGGGAGGGCTCAGACACTCATTGTCACATACGTGGGACAGGACAGTGAGGCTGATTTGTAGCCGCTTGTCACGTGGCACTTCTGTCACGTGA